Proteins from one Faecalibacterium sp. I3-3-33 genomic window:
- a CDS encoding recombinase family protein, whose translation MPKIQKITALYERLSRDDDLAGESNSITNQKKYLEDYAKKNGFKNICHFTDDGFSGVNFNRPGFQSLIKEVEAGNVETLIVKDMSRLGRNYLQVGFYTEVLFPQKNVRFLAINNSIDSNNASDNDFAPFLNIMNEWYAKDTSNKIKAVFDARMKDGKRCSGSIPYGYNRLPNDKQTLVVDPVASEVVKRIFLLANEGKSPRTIAELLTEEKVLIPAAYAKKYHPEQYNGTKFSNPYLWGTSSVRTILGRQEYLGHTVLRKSVSTNFKLHKRKETDEDEQYVFQNTHEPIIPQELWDSVQKRRCRVNRASAWGTHTNRLSGYLYCADCGRRLTLQTHYSKKDGSTQYSYRCGGYASRVNSCTAHSISADNVEALILASVKRFSRFVLKDEETFALELQSLWKEKREEKPKQNQSELKRCQKRYDELSALIRSLYENLMSGLLPERQYKQLMAQYDSEQAELETKMETMKSEIAEDKSSSADIQNFISLIRKCKNPTEISDSMFNELVDKIVVYEAEGTGNARTQKVDIYFNYVGQVDIAYTEEELAELKAQKEQEEQQRMEKQRKREKAYREKRKAKKIAENGGEIIKTKTCPHCGKEFTPTSNRQLFCSRDCWNQARQEQKKADREAERGNHYYRQRICAVCGHSYWPTHSQQEFCSDECRRINHNRKTLEFYHKKKENPKPDPEAVPTPKPKEDNAA comes from the coding sequence ATGCCGAAAATACAAAAAATCACCGCACTCTATGAGCGTTTGTCAAGAGATGATGATCTTGCTGGCGAATCCAATTCCATCACCAACCAAAAGAAATATCTGGAAGATTACGCCAAAAAGAACGGCTTCAAGAACATCTGCCATTTTACAGATGATGGCTTTTCAGGTGTGAATTTCAATCGTCCCGGCTTTCAATCGCTGATAAAAGAAGTAGAAGCAGGAAATGTTGAAACGCTGATTGTTAAGGACATGAGCCGCTTAGGACGAAATTATCTGCAAGTCGGTTTTTATACGGAAGTTCTGTTCCCACAGAAAAACGTCCGATTCCTTGCAATCAACAACAGCATCGACAGCAACAATGCTTCAGACAATGATTTTGCTCCGTTTTTGAATATTATGAACGAATGGTATGCCAAAGACACGAGCAATAAAATCAAGGCTGTGTTCGATGCCCGGATGAAAGATGGAAAACGTTGCAGCGGCTCTATTCCGTATGGATATAACCGTTTGCCGAACGACAAGCAGACACTTGTTGTTGATCCGGTGGCATCCGAAGTCGTAAAGCGCATTTTTCTTCTTGCGAACGAAGGAAAAAGCCCACGGACAATCGCAGAACTGTTGACAGAGGAAAAAGTCCTGATTCCTGCTGCATACGCAAAGAAATATCACCCGGAGCAGTACAATGGGACAAAGTTCTCCAATCCGTACCTGTGGGGCACCTCCTCCGTAAGAACAATTTTAGGTCGGCAGGAATATCTGGGACACACTGTTTTACGAAAATCTGTAAGCACAAATTTCAAACTTCACAAGAGAAAAGAAACAGACGAAGATGAACAGTATGTTTTCCAGAACACGCATGAACCGATTATACCGCAAGAACTTTGGGATAGTGTTCAGAAACGCAGATGCCGAGTGAATCGTGCTTCTGCTTGGGGAACGCACACCAACCGTTTAAGCGGGTATCTGTATTGTGCCGATTGCGGCAGAAGATTGACCTTGCAAACACACTACAGTAAAAAGGATGGGTCTACTCAATATTCTTATCGTTGTGGTGGATATGCAAGTCGGGTGAATAGCTGCACTGCCCATTCAATCAGTGCCGATAATGTTGAAGCCCTGATATTGGCATCGGTCAAACGCTTTTCGAGATTTGTTCTAAAAGATGAAGAAACCTTCGCTTTGGAACTGCAATCCCTTTGGAAAGAGAAACGTGAAGAAAAGCCGAAGCAGAATCAATCAGAATTGAAACGTTGCCAAAAACGCTATGATGAGCTTTCTGCCCTTATTCGTAGCCTGTACGAAAATCTTATGTCTGGACTGTTGCCCGAACGACAGTACAAGCAGCTGATGGCACAGTATGATAGCGAGCAGGCAGAATTGGAAACGAAAATGGAAACGATGAAATCCGAAATTGCCGAAGATAAATCAAGTTCTGCTGATATTCAGAATTTTATTTCGCTGATTCGCAAGTGCAAAAATCCAACAGAAATCTCCGATTCAATGTTTAACGAACTTGTCGATAAGATCGTTGTTTATGAAGCCGAGGGTACAGGCAACGCCCGCACACAAAAGGTTGACATTTATTTTAACTATGTAGGTCAAGTCGATATTGCTTATACCGAGGAAGAACTTGCCGAATTGAAAGCACAGAAGGAGCAGGAAGAACAGCAGCGCATGGAAAAGCAACGCAAACGTGAAAAAGCCTACCGAGAAAAACGAAAGGCAAAGAAAATCGCTGAAAACGGTGGCGAGATCATTAAAACCAAAACGTGTCCGCACTGCGGGAAGGAGTTTACACCTACGAGCAACCGACAACTTTTCTGTTCAAGAGACTGCTGGAATCAGGCAAGACAGGAGCAAAAGAAAGCCGATAGAGAAGCCGAAAGAGGAAATCATTACTACCGGCAACGTATCTGCGCCGTGTGCGGTCATTCCTACTGGCCTACACACAGCCAGCAGGAATTTTGTTCCGATGAGTGCAGGAGAATTAACCACAACAGGAAAACCTTGGAATTCTATCACAAGAAAAAAGAAAATCCAAAACCTGACCCAGAAGCAGTCCCAACGCCGAAACCAAAGGAGGATAATGCAGCATGA
- a CDS encoding TnpV protein — protein MTTMKNSIHDNANGLDYTLVNDHYLPNLTAAAPTEQHPTGRWGRLHKRYLKEHHPIRYNQLLLSGELGSYIAKLDKQSEEQLALTVRQMQEAEGVTEALKAANQLEWVRRMNSIRNRAEEIIKSELIFV, from the coding sequence ATGACTACCATGAAAAATTCCATCCATGACAACGCCAACGGTCTGGACTACACCCTTGTCAATGACCACTATCTGCCGAACCTGACCGCAGCAGCCCCGACAGAACAGCACCCCACCGGGCGGTGGGGCCGCTTACATAAAAGGTATCTGAAAGAACATCATCCCATCCGGTACAATCAACTGCTCCTGTCCGGGGAACTGGGTAGCTACATTGCCAAGCTGGACAAACAGTCCGAAGAGCAGCTTGCATTGACCGTCCGGCAGATGCAGGAAGCCGAGGGCGTGACCGAAGCCCTGAAAGCTGCCAATCAACTGGAGTGGGTGCGCCGGATGAACAGCATCCGCAACCGTGCCGAGGAAATCATCAAGTCTGAGCTGATTTTTGTATAA
- a CDS encoding helix-turn-helix domain-containing protein, which yields MAVTYKRLFHLMIDRNISNTELISKAGVSANIFTRMKRNQYIALDSIEKICSVLDCQVDDILEFTSDGSDDQSKGDVKDE from the coding sequence GTGGCAGTAACATACAAACGATTATTTCACCTGATGATTGACCGAAACATTTCCAACACTGAGCTTATTTCAAAAGCAGGTGTTAGTGCTAATATTTTCACCCGTATGAAAAGAAATCAGTATATCGCATTGGACTCAATTGAAAAAATATGTTCCGTGTTAGACTGCCAAGTTGATGACATCTTGGAGTTTACGTCAGATGGCAGTGATGACCAATCAAAAGGAGATGTAAAAGATGAATGA
- the dcm gene encoding DNA (cytosine-5-)-methyltransferase, protein MIRTIDLFAGVGGIRLGAEAALKKHGIDSKCVLSSEINEKACETYQLNFGEHPCGDIHEITEIEPFDFLLGGFPCQPFSYAGKRKGFGDTRGTLFFEIERILQKYQPKAFLLENVRGLYTHDEGRTFDTIMSKLHDLGYGTYDMLLNSSNFGVPQNRVRLYILGIKNATPKMSLRTNLGATDSHDFKRKYEQTNFFELGNSQSKRMVRDIIEETVDEKYYCSKTFENQLRSVVGDDLSRLNGCRLIDYRGGQSLHSWELGTKGHCTPQEIKFMNLLIQNRRKPIFGKQQDGKKLSLEQIQTFYTDKDILDVIESLKQKGYLKEDNGRFNPVCGNMSFEVFKFLDPNSISITLTSSDSNRLGVVQNNRPRRITPRECARLQGFPDSFIVNPTDAFAYKQFGNSVSVPVIEAVVNDFIEQNKDVLNWK, encoded by the coding sequence ATGATAAGAACAATTGATTTGTTCGCTGGTGTTGGTGGTATCCGTCTGGGTGCTGAGGCAGCACTAAAAAAACATGGTATTGATTCTAAATGTGTTTTGTCCAGCGAAATCAATGAAAAAGCCTGTGAGACATACCAGCTGAACTTCGGCGAACATCCTTGTGGTGACATCCATGAAATCACTGAGATTGAACCGTTTGACTTTTTGCTTGGTGGTTTTCCGTGTCAACCGTTTTCGTATGCAGGCAAGCGAAAAGGATTTGGTGACACTAGAGGTACGTTGTTTTTTGAAATTGAGCGTATCCTTCAAAAGTACCAGCCAAAAGCTTTTCTTCTCGAAAATGTAAGAGGTTTATATACGCATGATGAAGGGCGTACTTTTGATACTATCATGTCAAAACTCCACGATTTAGGATATGGAACTTATGATATGTTGCTTAATAGTTCCAACTTTGGAGTGCCCCAAAATCGTGTGCGTTTATATATTCTCGGGATTAAAAACGCTACGCCCAAAATGTCACTAAGAACTAATCTGGGCGCGACAGATTCTCATGACTTTAAGCGAAAGTATGAACAAACAAATTTCTTTGAGCTTGGCAATTCTCAGTCCAAACGGATGGTCAGGGATATAATTGAAGAAACTGTTGACGAAAAATATTACTGCTCTAAAACCTTTGAAAATCAGTTGCGGTCTGTTGTTGGCGATGATTTGTCAAGATTAAATGGTTGCCGACTCATTGACTATCGTGGCGGTCAATCTTTGCACTCATGGGAACTCGGAACAAAGGGACATTGTACTCCCCAAGAAATCAAGTTTATGAACCTCCTTATTCAGAATCGTCGAAAACCGATTTTTGGGAAACAGCAGGACGGAAAGAAGCTTAGCCTAGAGCAAATACAGACCTTTTACACTGATAAAGATATTCTGGATGTAATAGAGTCTTTGAAGCAAAAGGGCTACCTGAAAGAAGATAATGGAAGATTTAACCCTGTATGTGGAAATATGTCTTTTGAGGTCTTTAAGTTTCTTGACCCTAATAGCATTTCTATTACGCTAACCTCGTCCGATTCCAATCGTCTTGGCGTTGTTCAAAATAATCGACCGAGGCGAATTACACCGAGGGAGTGTGCAAGACTTCAAGGTTTTCCAGATAGTTTTATTGTAAATCCCACAGATGCTTTTGCATACAAGCAGTTTGGAAACTCCGTTTCCGTTCCAGTGATCGAAGCTGTTGTAAATGATTTTATTGAGCAGAACAAAGACGTGCTGAACTGGAAATAA
- a CDS encoding XRE family transcriptional regulator has protein sequence MAKSIPALVTPEVLVWARELDAISVDEIASKMKIPPQKIEEWEDGISYPTLTQAKELARQYRVPFVYFYLPDTPQKKKRLSKVDYRAFGNMGVQSTESRELRWLLRDIEDRRDSMLDLYEEIGKKTLDFPIKVDVKSSNEEIAKVIRELLNLNMTTQKKFRYPEKALSHCVEALEKKDVLVFQAAKIETSEMRGLSVAYEQMPIIVLNRKDEPSARLFTLCHELVHIVTRTSGICTDVSENSTSNNELELRCNQIAGMVLVPKSSIAKHPIIKEIQIYGFDDGRVGKIAKDFAVSKQVILHCLWELNIISQPFYYETLNRYSDEYKAYKAQKPKKGFLPPVTDTVSQVGKLYARTVLNAYYAEKITARDTSSYLLNLKAKNFGKLERWCF, from the coding sequence ATGGCAAAATCGATTCCCGCTTTGGTAACGCCAGAGGTTCTTGTTTGGGCGAGAGAATTGGATGCCATTTCTGTTGATGAAATTGCATCTAAAATGAAAATCCCACCTCAAAAAATTGAAGAATGGGAAGATGGAATATCTTACCCGACATTGACTCAGGCAAAAGAACTGGCTAGGCAGTATAGGGTTCCGTTTGTTTACTTCTATCTTCCGGATACGCCTCAAAAGAAGAAGCGACTTAGCAAAGTGGACTATCGTGCTTTTGGAAACATGGGTGTTCAGAGTACAGAATCTCGTGAATTAAGATGGCTCTTAAGGGACATTGAGGATCGCCGAGACTCCATGTTGGATTTGTACGAGGAAATCGGCAAGAAAACGTTGGATTTCCCGATTAAAGTTGATGTGAAAAGCAGCAACGAGGAAATCGCAAAGGTTATTCGAGAACTGCTAAATCTGAATATGACTACCCAAAAGAAGTTTCGCTATCCCGAAAAAGCATTATCCCATTGTGTAGAAGCCCTGGAAAAAAAAGATGTACTTGTATTTCAAGCTGCAAAAATAGAAACGAGTGAAATGCGAGGATTATCTGTTGCGTATGAGCAAATGCCGATAATCGTTCTGAATCGAAAAGACGAACCTTCGGCAAGATTATTTACCCTCTGTCATGAACTTGTTCATATTGTCACCCGTACATCTGGAATTTGCACAGATGTATCTGAAAATTCCACTTCTAATAATGAATTGGAATTACGATGCAATCAAATTGCAGGAATGGTGTTGGTTCCGAAATCGAGTATTGCCAAGCACCCAATTATAAAAGAGATTCAAATCTATGGCTTTGATGATGGACGTGTCGGCAAAATAGCAAAAGACTTTGCGGTAAGTAAGCAAGTTATTCTTCACTGCCTTTGGGAACTCAACATTATCTCTCAGCCGTTTTATTATGAAACGCTTAATCGGTATTCGGATGAGTATAAAGCGTATAAAGCTCAAAAACCCAAAAAAGGTTTTCTTCCGCCAGTCACTGATACTGTGTCACAAGTTGGAAAACTATATGCAAGGACAGTACTCAATGCTTACTACGCAGAGAAGATAACGGCAAGAGATACGTCAAGTTATTTACTAAATCTCAAAGCTAAAAATTTCGGGAAACTGGAAAGGTGGTGCTTCTAG
- a CDS encoding DUF4411 family protein: protein MGDKYVFDANIFINLHQRQPRDVYPSVWNKIDELMASGTIISSREVYDELTRSDDSLSEWAKSRKEYFLPSEISIQEKVRKILSEHRGLVEGGKKQNNADPFVIALAQEQHCALVTEEVRSNSLNAPKIPNICDAYGVTCINFVEFTREMKLTF, encoded by the coding sequence GTGGGAGACAAATATGTATTTGATGCTAACATATTTATCAATCTACATCAGAGGCAGCCAAGAGATGTTTATCCTTCTGTATGGAATAAAATTGATGAACTCATGGCGAGTGGAACGATAATATCGAGCCGTGAAGTTTATGATGAGCTAACAAGAAGTGACGATTCGTTATCCGAATGGGCGAAAAGTAGGAAAGAATATTTTTTACCATCGGAAATTTCCATTCAAGAAAAGGTTCGCAAAATTTTATCAGAGCATCGTGGGCTTGTTGAGGGCGGAAAGAAACAAAACAACGCAGATCCTTTTGTAATAGCTCTTGCGCAAGAACAGCACTGCGCATTGGTTACAGAAGAAGTTCGCTCTAATAGTCTTAATGCTCCCAAAATCCCCAATATCTGTGATGCCTATGGGGTTACATGTATCAACTTTGTTGAGTTTACCCGTGAGATGAAACTGACTTTTTAA
- a CDS encoding DUF3847 domain-containing protein, which produces MTQPKTDLAYLHNEKAKAEQKLRSCQHREKILERQMSELNRKERVHRLCTRAGMLESFLVCPGELTDDQVMELLKISFRQPEVVLALAKMVHDVHERSNVQNPLE; this is translated from the coding sequence ATGACCCAACCGAAAACAGACCTAGCCTACCTCCACAACGAAAAAGCCAAAGCAGAGCAGAAGCTGCGCTCTTGCCAGCACCGAGAGAAGATTCTTGAACGCCAGATGTCAGAGCTGAACCGAAAAGAGCGCGTGCATCGTCTTTGCACTCGTGCTGGAATGCTGGAAAGTTTTCTGGTCTGTCCGGGAGAATTGACCGATGATCAGGTGATGGAACTGCTGAAAATCTCGTTCCGCCAGCCTGAAGTCGTGCTGGCACTTGCAAAGATGGTGCATGATGTTCACGAACGCAGCAACGTCCAAAACCCTTTAGAATAA
- the mobQ gene encoding MobQ family relaxase, producing the protein MPCPHFKITIVKRSQGQSAVAGAAYQSGERLFSEYDQKTKFYNKKKELVHAEIMLPSHAPPGFADRATLWNAVEAVENQWNSQLARRIVLAFPVEVPKEQYLSMIKEFCQEQFVSKGMIADFAIHDKGDGNPHAHILLTIRAMDEHGKWLPKARKVYDLDENGERIQLPSGNWKCHKENTVDWNDQKYAEVWRHSWETITNRYLEAAGRPERVDLRSFERQGVQQIPTVHLGPAAHQMEKRGIETFLGNLNRDIRTANSLMQSIRSTIRGLQRWIADLAEKKQILLDALEQAKEPTLSNLLVDYFNLRNEQRSGWSSKAQIKCTARDLSEVMQAVDYLKAHSLNTVEDLNAAIKDLNQTAAPLRRQLKQNENRMRSIAQIKDAAAVHDKLKPIHDTFIKKNFKLIKDAYAAQHKEELDAFNKAVRTLMKLNGSTTVDFSALDAEFSVLQSGSAELRSQLEALQPDLTALKNIRKYIDMVLNKQQLSASDGKTPEKESVLKKLHEAKATAAPKRPEQQKNTPEL; encoded by the coding sequence ATTCCGTGTCCGCATTTCAAAATCACCATCGTCAAGCGTAGCCAAGGACAGTCCGCTGTTGCCGGGGCCGCTTATCAGAGCGGTGAACGGCTGTTCAGCGAGTACGACCAGAAAACGAAATTCTACAACAAGAAGAAAGAGCTTGTCCACGCCGAAATCATGCTGCCGTCCCATGCGCCGCCCGGATTTGCAGACCGGGCAACCCTCTGGAACGCCGTGGAAGCTGTGGAGAACCAGTGGAACTCCCAGCTTGCCCGGCGCATCGTGCTGGCATTTCCGGTGGAGGTGCCGAAGGAACAGTATCTCTCCATGATAAAGGAATTTTGTCAGGAGCAGTTTGTTTCCAAAGGCATGATAGCCGACTTTGCCATCCACGACAAAGGCGATGGAAACCCACACGCCCACATTCTGCTGACGATTCGGGCAATGGACGAACATGGCAAGTGGCTCCCGAAAGCCCGCAAGGTTTACGACCTTGACGAGAACGGCGAGCGCATCCAACTCCCATCCGGCAACTGGAAATGCCACAAAGAAAATACGGTGGACTGGAACGACCAGAAGTACGCCGAGGTCTGGCGGCATAGCTGGGAGACTATCACCAACCGCTATCTGGAAGCCGCTGGCAGACCGGAACGTGTTGACCTCCGCTCATTCGAGCGGCAGGGAGTGCAGCAGATTCCGACCGTCCATCTCGGCCCCGCTGCTCACCAGATGGAGAAGCGAGGAATCGAAACCTTTCTCGGAAATCTCAATCGGGATATTCGCACTGCCAACAGCCTGATGCAGTCCATCCGCAGCACCATCCGTGGGCTGCAACGCTGGATCGCAGACCTGGCCGAAAAGAAGCAGATTCTTTTGGATGCACTGGAACAAGCAAAGGAACCCACGCTGTCCAATCTGCTGGTGGACTACTTCAACCTCCGCAATGAGCAGCGCAGCGGGTGGTCGAGTAAGGCGCAGATAAAATGCACAGCCCGTGACCTTTCCGAAGTCATGCAGGCTGTTGACTATCTGAAAGCCCACTCGCTGAACACGGTCGAGGACTTGAACGCTGCAATCAAAGACCTGAACCAGACTGCCGCCCCTCTCCGCAGACAGTTGAAGCAGAACGAGAACCGGATGCGTTCAATTGCTCAAATCAAGGACGCTGCCGCCGTCCATGACAAGCTGAAGCCCATCCATGATACCTTTATCAAGAAGAACTTCAAGCTGATCAAGGACGCTTATGCCGCCCAGCACAAAGAGGAATTGGACGCCTTTAACAAAGCTGTCCGCACCCTGATGAAACTGAACGGCAGCACAACTGTGGATTTTTCGGCATTGGATGCCGAATTTTCGGTGCTGCAATCGGGCAGCGCCGAGCTGCGCAGCCAGCTTGAAGCCCTGCAACCCGACCTGACCGCGCTGAAAAATATCCGCAAGTATATCGACATGGTGCTGAATAAGCAGCAGCTTTCCGCATCGGACGGCAAGACCCCGGAGAAAGAATCTGTGCTGAAGAAGCTGCATGAAGCCAAAGCCACCGCCGCCCCGAAGAGACCGGAGCAGCAGAAGAACACACCGGAACTTTAA
- a CDS encoding AAA family ATPase translates to MTYTQAKIDRANAANLEDFLRAQGETLVHSGKEYRWKAHDSLTVCGNKWFRHSQSKGGYPVDFVMEFYGKSFPEAVQMLTGEPGEAQPETDPAPSPAFRLPLRNVTNANILNYLTQERKLSPSLVNFFIAAGDIYEDAAHHNVVFVGRDADGHPRYASSRGIREKFRQDAAGAEKAFGFAHRGTDKQLLVFEAPIDLLSFIELFPKNWQQHNYLSLGGVSAKALQQFLSERPDMERAFLCLDADKAGEDACKRLAALLPDTVSVTRIQPTRKDWNEVLVHRAEIPNRDYFKSTVLKEPPKKDSVKIIRMSDVELTPVDWLWKPYLPFGKLSVLQGNPGEGKTYFAMHLAAACTNGKLMPNMERLEPFNVIYQTAEDGLGDTVKPRLIEAGADLDRVLVIDDSDVQLTLSDERIEKAIIENNARLVIIDPIQAYLGADVDMNRANEVRPIFMRLGQVAQRTGCAILLIGHLNKAAGMQSLQRGLGSIDIAAAVRSVMFIGKLKHDPTMRILTHEKSSLAPPGASLAFSLGDESGFHWVGEYDITADEMLSGIEPQRETKTQQAKDLICTLLAGGKQVLSENIDKAALERGIPGRTVRDAKRELGDALKSKIVEGRKKVFWME, encoded by the coding sequence ATGACCTACACGCAAGCCAAAATTGACCGTGCAAACGCCGCCAATCTGGAAGATTTTCTCCGTGCGCAGGGCGAAACGCTGGTGCACAGCGGAAAAGAGTATCGCTGGAAAGCTCACGACAGTCTGACCGTGTGCGGAAACAAATGGTTCCGGCACAGCCAGAGCAAGGGCGGCTATCCGGTCGATTTTGTGATGGAGTTTTACGGCAAGTCCTTCCCTGAAGCGGTGCAGATGCTGACCGGAGAGCCAGGTGAAGCCCAGCCGGAGACTGACCCCGCCCCCTCTCCGGCGTTTCGCTTGCCGCTGCGGAACGTCACCAATGCCAACATCCTGAACTATCTGACGCAGGAACGGAAACTCAGTCCCTCGCTGGTGAACTTCTTCATTGCCGCCGGAGATATTTACGAGGATGCTGCTCACCACAACGTGGTCTTTGTGGGGCGGGATGCAGACGGGCATCCACGCTATGCAAGCAGCCGTGGGATTCGGGAGAAGTTCCGGCAGGATGCAGCCGGCGCAGAAAAGGCATTTGGCTTTGCCCATCGTGGCACCGACAAGCAGTTGCTGGTCTTTGAAGCCCCCATCGACCTGCTGTCTTTCATTGAGCTGTTTCCGAAAAACTGGCAGCAGCACAATTATCTGTCACTGGGCGGTGTGTCTGCAAAGGCATTGCAGCAGTTTCTTTCTGAACGCCCGGACATGGAACGTGCGTTCCTCTGTCTGGATGCCGATAAAGCCGGAGAGGATGCCTGCAAGCGGCTGGCTGCTCTGCTGCCGGACACCGTGAGCGTGACCCGCATTCAGCCCACCAGAAAGGACTGGAACGAAGTTCTTGTCCACCGGGCAGAGATTCCAAACCGGGATTATTTCAAAAGCACCGTTCTGAAAGAGCCGCCGAAAAAGGATTCTGTCAAGATCATCCGCATGAGCGATGTGGAACTAACCCCGGTGGACTGGCTCTGGAAGCCGTATCTTCCCTTTGGAAAGCTGAGTGTGCTGCAAGGAAATCCCGGTGAGGGCAAGACCTATTTTGCTATGCACCTTGCCGCCGCCTGCACCAACGGAAAGCTGATGCCCAACATGGAACGTCTGGAACCGTTCAACGTGATCTATCAGACCGCCGAGGACGGTCTGGGCGATACGGTCAAGCCCCGCCTGATCGAAGCGGGTGCAGACCTTGACCGTGTGCTTGTCATTGACGACAGCGATGTGCAGTTGACGCTTTCGGACGAACGAATTGAAAAAGCCATCATCGAGAACAACGCCCGATTGGTCATCATCGACCCGATCCAGGCGTATCTCGGTGCCGATGTGGACATGAACCGGGCGAACGAAGTCCGGCCCATCTTCATGCGGCTGGGACAGGTAGCGCAGCGAACAGGCTGCGCTATTTTGCTGATTGGGCACCTGAACAAAGCAGCCGGGATGCAGAGCCTGCAACGTGGTCTCGGCTCCATCGACATTGCCGCCGCTGTGCGCAGCGTCATGTTCATCGGCAAGCTGAAGCACGACCCGACTATGCGAATCCTGACCCATGAGAAAAGTTCGCTTGCCCCGCCGGGTGCATCGCTGGCGTTCTCGCTGGGCGATGAAAGTGGATTCCACTGGGTCGGCGAGTACGACATCACCGCTGACGAAATGCTGTCCGGCATCGAGCCGCAGCGTGAAACCAAGACCCAGCAAGCCAAAGACCTGATCTGCACCCTGCTTGCCGGAGGAAAGCAGGTGCTCAGCGAGAACATCGACAAGGCGGCTCTGGAAAGGGGCATCCCCGGCAGAACTGTCCGGGATGCCAAACGGGAACTGGGCGATGCCCTGAAAAGCAAGATTGTGGAAGGCCGCAAAAAGGTCTTTTGGATGGAATAA